In the Streptomyces spororaveus genome, TCCTCGGCCGGTGCCGGGGCGGGCTCCGGGGCGGGGAGCGTGTGCGGTGCCTCCCCGGCCGGGGGCAGTCCCACGGGGGGTGCGGGCGGCGCCTCGGGCGGTGGCGCGGGCGCCTCATGGACCGGTTCCGGCATGGGGTGCGGCCGCTCGGGCGCCGGGGGAGCGTGGTGCGCCGGCGGGGGCGGCGGGGACGACTCGGGGTGGTCGTCGCACTCCTCCTTGCCCCGGTGCTCACCGGGGCCGCCGTAGCCGCCCTCGTGACGGGGCTCCTCCTGGCGCGGCTTCGCGTGCCGCGGCCCGTCCTGCCGGGGCTGCTCCAGGCGGGACTCCTCCTGCCGGGGCTGCTCGTACCCGCCCGCGTGGCGCGGCGACTCGTGGCGCTGCTCCGGCACCGCGTGCCGACCCGAGCGCTCGTCGAGGTAGCGTTCGAAGGCCTCGGCGTTCTCGGGGCTGAGGTAGCGCCCGTAGTCGTGGCCGTCGCCCGCGTGCGAGCCGGTGTCGGTGACGCACGTGTTCCCCATCGCGGGGTTGAGCGCCGCACCGCCGTCCACGCTGTTGCCGCACACGTTGGGTGTGAAGGTGATCGGTACCGAGACGCTGTTGCCGGCCAGCACGCCCGGCGAATGCGAGGCCTCGGCGCTCGCTCCGGGGTGCGCGTAGGCCGCGCCGGTCGCGATCGACAGCAGACTCGACGCCGCTGCCGCCGTGAGCATCCCCTTGCCCAGTACCTGTCGGCTCAGTACCTGTCGCATGGGTCCTTCCCTGTCTACCGGCGCCACGGCCGGTGTGGAATCGGAGGTGGCCTCGGAGTGCACCGCCGTGCACTCCGAGGCCACACCGAGGAGGCTTGCCCTCGCGGGCACAAGCGCTTCGTCAGGCGTTGACGCAGGTGTTGCCGAACGCCGGGTTGAGCAGCGCGATGATGTTCACGGTGTTGCCGCAGACGTT is a window encoding:
- a CDS encoding chaplin — encoded protein: MRQVLSRQVLGKGMLTAAAASSLLSIATGAAYAHPGASAEASHSPGVLAGNSVSVPITFTPNVCGNSVDGGAALNPAMGNTCVTDTGSHAGDGHDYGRYLSPENAEAFERYLDERSGRHAVPEQRHESPRHAGGYEQPRQEESRLEQPRQDGPRHAKPRQEEPRHEGGYGGPGEHRGKEECDDHPESSPPPPPAHHAPPAPERPHPMPEPVHEAPAPPPEAPPAPPVGLPPAGEAPHTLPAPEPAPAPAEEAPHTLPAPAPGPPPVMEEGPSGPPHGSLPVQHPAPAPAPAPVPEVVPPADQPPAAPGGDTPVVLTPAPAPAPAPAPVPAPAPAPVQPPAPAPAHVTGPMLAETGAGQPAVAAALASALILGGAILYRRSRIS